The stretch of DNA attttttcaCTCAAACAAAGGATATGTCacttaaactaaaataactacAACTTAACTTGGTTTTtgtccattttttttctcaaaagaaGCATATTTTCAGTTACactaaaaaaagtttttctattttatagtCTCTTAAACTTATTGAGTgtgaatgttatttttataaatacaaatttaatattaatttctatatataaatgatttataatattagttaaatattgtataataatatttattaaaaaagataaaatttgtatgtTATATAAAAGTGGTTGTCAATTAATGAGAATTGTTgtgatttattaattaaaatgtgttattttatatattttttcttaaaataaaaattcttttcAACATAGATAGTGTGATCTACACATTATAGTATATACATTTTTACCTATAGGTAAAAATGTCTACGATCAACATTTGGACATTTGTTTTgaattatcttttataaatatttatacgtattttgtataattttaggttgtattttatattgataaaaTCTTTAAACAAATCCTTTTTAATCACTATTTTATATTCAGTTTGACTTTTATGAAACAAATGTTACGTATTTTGCTTAATCCAGCAAAAGAACAGCCCCCAAAAAATTTATGGAGATTTTAGTTCCCAATGGAAACAAAAGCCACTTTTCTAGAAGAACATAAATTTCTCTATTCGGTCATCTTTGCCGGCGTTATTTCACTGGGTCAGAAGAACATAAACTGTGATCTAGAAGCGCTttggtaaatatttttatttttttaatgtttttatctGTCAAAACATTAGAATCGGCTAAATAACAACACCGACGTACTTATTTGGACGAGATTTTCGGCCTTGCAGAAACACaacataattgaatttcttCAACATTtccttttgaaatttttgttttacgtCAAGATCTCACGCATACAATAATTAGGGATAGCAACGTGAATTTGATCCTGTAGATTGGtctgataaaaaaatacagGACATACCGAGATATTAAATTCATAGTTCTAAAAAAAACTTTACTTTtgtgtgtttgttatttttattctgaaAATCTATATGTATGTcacaaattattgtatgaatggaaaagataaatatcatgtatatttaaatatgctaaaatttgaaaaacatgttcacATGTCAAGGTATAAATATGActatgatgaaaatgttaaattattaatttattatttaatttttcaaagtctttatttaattttgtgaacttattaacatttttcaatttgttaaacATAAAAAGGTCTAtcataagaatttaaaaaaaaaaaaaccagccAACGAATTAGAATTTATGCAAGACAGGTAAGACTTTTAACTTGCACCTTATAGACCAAGTGTGGATCCGACCTAAACAGGCCAAGTTAGCCCCCATTGCCACTGCTAACAACAATATTATACAACCTACTAAATTTAACATAGCTTCACATAATTTGACGTTGTCCTAAATTTcttgatattttaatatcttctaaaatttctttattaaatataaaaaattagacaTTGATCGAAGTTAGgagattttagaaaaataacattatataaagtaAGAATACTTcaagtttgtttttatttaaaattataaaagaaaagtgcattattcaaaaatataataaatatagtatAAATTATCATTCTTCTGATACTCAACTCAATATAAATTCGAATTAAAAACTAACAGGTCAAAGAGGTACATAGAAAGGAACCCTCATTTcgtttatttctattttacaatctctttcaataataaaatattatatatttaaacaataaaataaatacatcaaTAATTTTGAACTTCTAAACAAACAATACATCAAATGTGATAATTGaccataataatatttttctcaatAGACTTGAGGTTGAAACATATTAACGTGtatggaaacaaaaaaaaaacgaggTTTCAAACACAAACTCATTTTCTAAGGAAATTGAAGCATGTGTTCCCTTAGTCCTCGACTAGGAGAATATAAAAGTAATTCAAAAGATGACCcattgtttttcataaaccttGACTAGAGTTTGTTCCATACACTCAACAGTCAAAATACTTTAAGAGTTGAGGTCAATGACAATTTAAGTACACCTTCTCCTGAACCTTTTAAAGtgtcttttaagaacaaaattgttACGAATCTCAAAACTCCTAAGCAAACAATACCTCAGATGCAATGGTTGACCCTAATGACATTATCTCAACAAACTTAAGGATACAACATTAATGTTCACATCAAAAAATAGTTTAGATCTCCCAGTGTAAATTGCGCGAGACTTCAAGGAAGTCAAGTTCCACCTATGAGGATTGATTGTCGAGCTGTTGATGGAGACCAAGGAACGATCCAGATGTAGGAGATTCTTCGATGCTCAAGTTAGTAAGAACACAAGAAACCATGAGTACAAAAGTGAGTTTGAGAATTGAATGTacttctttcaaattttatttgtgtttataagattttttttcatttggattaagataaatagaagatattaaaaataaataagagatgtGATTGTTTACTGAATATTTGtcatttaatcaattattagtGTAAACATGTGTGTAATATCCGAATTATATGATTACAACTGATTTGATTAGATTGCATCCTATTTGATTGGATTCatactattatattataaattcatatttctATATAATTCATATATGAGTATGTATATAAGTCCTCTAATCTCAAAAATCATAAACATGGTGTAAGTGGACCGATTAGAAAATGAATGAGATTCAATAAATAGTTGATCTCGGGATTGTATTTTCACAACCACTCCTTAAAATTGGCAATATTTCACAAGACAAGTTTATTTCAAATGACTTGGTCATCAAACAATGTAACACCCCTTTCAAGATGTCacgtataattttttttcctaaaacataaaacacatcCTCTAATACCATCCTATTAAATAGGAACTCCACCATCATTTGTTCTCAAAATGACACCTGTCAAATAAGTATCTGAAACAACTTtactcattaaataaaatatggttCATCCAACCAACTAAATTAAATCGTCAAAATAAGACTCAATATCCAATATTTCAAGTGCAAAAGCAAAAACACTAtactattacattttatttcaaaagaacCTTTTCAAAGGTCAAAATAAAACTCCCCAAAGCTTcctgttggaagtctcacatcaactAGACATAAGGccatttcatagtatataagtggggtgcaaacctcaccttacaagctggttttgtgaggttgagttatgTTTAAACTCCACTTCtaagatggtatcagagcaaagtTAGAACTTATCCTAGCAAGCTTTCTTGGACATTATGTTCCACCCGATATCGAGTCGCTAACGGACCATCCATTTCTAGACCCACGCACGAGATGGATATACCTCGACGTAAGGGGGTGTgatggaagtcccacatcgactagagataatgacatttcatagtatataagtggggtggaaacctcaccttacaagtcggttttgtggggttgagttaggcttaaactcCACTTCTAACACTTATCCACGAGCTCCTCACCGTTAAGCCTCTCCAACTAAATTTGTATCAACATCTACTCCCGTATAACATaagttatacgatcatcgcaagTGAAAACCATAACCACAAATATGAAAGGATGATCAAACCATGTATCTCATCACATAATCATGCATATCAACATACAACTCACCTAGCATTATCATAACATACATAAACTCATCCATAATATCCACAAATACATGTTCTCAACACCACGAATCCATCAACATATTACTACCAAGTAATATCAAACAATACGATATTCTCTCATATAAAGGAGAAGAGATAGAGGGACCTTTTTTTTGGAACCAGAACTACTGAACTCCAGAAAATGGAAAACGCATATCTATCAGTGTAAGAGCCAGAAAGGTagtttgttcttggttttcgTTTCCCTGATATTCGAGACCGAGACACATATGTTTTACACTTCCAATATATTTTGGTGTGGGCAACTCATCCCTGTCTAAAGAAAGTATGGTGACATCTTCGTCAAGTGCAAGGCCTAGTTCGGTGTCCTGTCTTTTTTTATCTGCCTATCTGCCTGCAGTTTCATATAATTCTAAGATTGATGGAGCTTCTCTTTCAACTGTGTTAACATTGCATCTCGACTTTTCAAACATATTCTGAGATCAGGAGGATCATTCTCATTGTGGTCATATCGAATGAGGGTGGGTGGTGATTTCCTGTACGACTACTCATGCATTTTCCTTTCATCTATCTCTTTTTGTCACGTGTTCCATTTCTTCAATTGACTCTCCCTCCATCATAGACCCATTCTGCATATTTGTTATATAGAATAATTGTTCGTGTGTCTTTTTAGGttgttactttttatttttgttcttgtgAATGTTAGGTAGCAACCCTTTTCATAAAGATTTGAAACTCTAATATCTctgatacttttatatatgtattgaaCTTCaacaatttacaatttaaaagttgTAACGACTGAGATGTCATTATTGTATAATTCGAGAGTTAAAAAATTAccattaaatgaaattataatattaccATAATTTAGGTGTAGAATACAATATGGTGGAAAAAATCCATTTAAATGTGTTTATGTTCTtaacaatttcaataattatttgtGAAAATAGTTAATCCATACAATATAATGAGAATAAACAGAGATTATATGACACGAATAAGTAATGCCAATATAACGTGATGGTTCAGCCACATTTTATTGATGGTTTCTTGGTGCTTTTGTCAACAAGTTGAATTACCTTTTCTTCTGTAGCTTTTAATACTTACCAATGACTTTTAGCTAATGCGAATACTAAAATTCTTCGTTGTGATAATCAAAGAGCATaaagttcttttattttattttggtttgatgCTAAAATAAGATGAGATATTACTAATTCATAAGAAAACTTCTCAACATTTTTTTGAAGTCTCCCCATCATTATTCAAATGTTGATCACCACGTATACAATCTGTGAACGGTTCACTCTGAAAGCTACTCGGATATAACAGTGTTGCAAATAGGTCATTTATGGCTTTAAGGCGTTACTTGGTGGAACACTGAAATTGTTGCATCAAACCGTGACTTTTAATGGGTACTCTTGGTCCCCCACAAGCAACAAATAAGACCCTTCTTCAATCACCAATGAACCAGCCTCGTTTGCCACGCTAAGATGCTCACAAGGGCTTAGCTCAAATCCCACTTGAGCAGTTTCACCAGCATTTAACTTCACACTTTGAAACCCCACCAATTGTTTCACTGGATTCCCGTTTCTCACTTGTCCCTTCTTCAAAAACAACAACACGGGATGCTTCCCTGCCATGTTACCGTGATTCGTGACCCCCAAAGTGATTGACAATGACATGGATTCGCATGTTTGTTCTCCCAAGTCTGAAACCAGTTTGTAACGGATGGTTTCAGAATTTTCAGTCGTCAAATGGGTGGAGGATTGGTTGATGTGGAGGGTgttgtgtgagagagagaggagaTGGTAGGAATATTTTGTGTAGCTTAGGCCATAGCCAAATTCATAGACCTTTGGGCCAGTGTAAAATCTGTAGGTTCTCCCTGGGTAACCTGAGGCTGAATCAGCTCTCATCCTCATATCTGTCATTGGTATTCTGATGAAATCCTTAGGGTACCAAGTAATTGGTAGTTTACCACCTGCATTGGAGTGATGAAATAAATTACCTCATGATGTAGTATATAGTATGAGTTATATGCATTTTGGGTCTAATGTGTTATGTGCGTGAGTGACAAATAAATTGTAGTAGAAATTTACCTGGGTTATGATCACCAAAGATAACCTGAGCCAGGGCCACTCCTCCAAGTTCCCCAGGGTACCCTGCCCACAAGATTCCTCCaacttttttatcaaactttGCTGAAGTGATATCCACTGGCCCTCCACACAACAGCACCAGAACAATTGGCCTCTTAGAAGCCTCAGCCACACTCTTGATCAACTCTTCTTGCTTCCCTGGTAAACCTAGATACTCTCTGTCATGTGACTCCCTCTCTTGACTCTGATCCAACCCCATAACAAGCACCACATAATCTACCTTTCTTGCAACCTCCACTGCCTCTTCTATCCTTGCAGAGGCACACTGTGGGCCATCATCACACCCAGGGTGGTAAGTGGTGTCCTTAGCATAGCCTTCAAAGCCTTGCAAAAGGGTCACCAATTTGCAAGGACGACCGTAGTAGTTTCCTAGGGAAACTAGTGACGATGCATTGGCATTTGGGCCAATCACAGCAACACTGTGGCTTGTTTTTGGAAGTGGGAGAAGTGAGTCAGTGTTCTTCAGAAGGACTATGCCATCTCTTGCTGCTTCAAGAGCCAGTTGGAGGTGTTCTTTGGAACACACTTCGTTGGGACCAATGGTGCCATAGGGAAGCTTCGTGGGGTTCCCATCAAATAGGCCTAGCCTCATTCTTATGGAGAATAGGTTCTGAAGAGCATGGTCTATTTGAGATATCGTTAACTTTTTCTGAGAAACGGCAGATTTTGCATGCTTAGTTATGTAATCACCACACTCCACATCCATCCCTGCAATTCAATGTTGGTTTCTCTATAAGCCAGTTATCACAATCCATCAAAATTACCTATACTATCTACAATGGTGCTGGTCCATCACCACTTTGCCCATGTGCATCGTCCTTGAGCAAGGTAACACTAGCATAGGTACAATACgacacaaaaatataatatgacaAAGCTACTATTTAGTTTGAGTTTTACTTTCGTAACGTTTAATCTTATGTTTatatcaacaattataatatcatgattattttaaaagacTAAACAAGGTGTCGGTGCCGGTGCATGTGATCATTGTCCCTGTATATAAgtgatttaaaaatgtgtgcGAAAAAAACACTCACTGTTGTGGGCCTTCCACGTGACTCTGCTAGAAATATTGGTGCGGAAAACAAGCGTCAAAGACAAGCGGGAAAAACATCATGCATTGCCAATATTAGCACAGTTACATAATTACCTCGTGCACATTGTGATTGCATTTAGTTAAAATTACTGTTTGAttataacataaacaaaaaaggaaaagagatgTATGGAGATAAAGAATATATGAAGCAAAGTGCcactaataatatattacatttatatacCTGCTCTAAAGACATCGGCTATAGCATCTTCTGCTGTTTTTGCATAACCTTGTTTCTCGTGTATGATAGAGACTGCTCCACAATCTGACGTAATATATCTGAAATTTCACCGTAAAAGAACATTTTTAGCTTAAGCAGAAAAAAAAGAGTGTCACTTTCTAATTTGGTTATATCTTAGCTTCAAAGACATGCAATGAAAAATCCAAATGTGGTATTCCAATGGAAAAGGAGGTTTCAACAAGGAAGAAAACAAGTTTGTACTCTGACATTGACCCTTGATATATACTTGTGGAGCATTGCTTTGAAAAGGGCCAAGCTAAGAACATACCCATCAAATTTCCATTGTTGTCTTGCAGTTTTGGTTAAGAGATTAAAATCTGCACAGTTTGGAACCCCATTGACACGGTTGTAAGCACACATTATGCCACTGGCTCGACCTTGCTCAATGCAACTCTGGAATGGAGGTTGGTATGTGTCTGCCAAATCTTGCTTTGAGACCTGAATCACAAAGGGTTGGGTGAAGAATTCAGAAAAGTGCAAAAAGGGAAAAGGATGGAGGAGAAAAAGTAAcccaaaaagaaattatattatgaGAAGGTCAATCACGCTGTATCTTTGTTTTCCCGTCgttaagattaaaattaaaagagtatatttttaaattatacataaactaatttatacgcattaaaataaaactagcTTTTCAAAGTTTCTTTTTTAGCgcaatttttctttctaaatatgtAGAAGATGTCTGAGTTAGTGGTAACTATAAATGCTCTATAACTTATATTTGCAAAggtgtttttaattatttgatgaaCTTTACGGAAAGTCATACCTAATCCTACTCCTCTGTACCCCACTCAcgactttttaattttttttaccaaaaacaAACACTTTCGTGTACTATTCCATAAAGTTAAATAGTTCAGTAGTGCTATTAGAGCACTAAGTTCAATACAAAAATTACTGGAAAAGCTAAGAATATCTTgcttactaattaaaatatattttttaaattcaacaatgttttttatttaaaagtagaTAAATGAAAAAAGGAATATTAGTTTccttaaaaattcaatttagattttattgttagaataaaaattaGTTGTCGTCTTGCATTAGTAgatggtaataaaaaaaaaaaatccaaattcacTTCTTTGagttactatatatataaatacaaaacttaaaattaaaaaacgatCTAACTCAGAAATGAGCAACTTCATATGACAGAAATCAGGCCATGGTTCGAGTTCCAAGAATTCATGTTTAATGTAACAACAAAAacagatatataaaaaaagaaaaactaaaatctcTAGCACGAGCATGGAGGGAAAAATCAAAGCTTTGTCACTGTAGTAATGGTAGTACTTCAACCGATCAGAGATAATTAATAACTAACCATGCTCGATAAACGATGAAGAAAAAGTGGTTCTGAGACAGTAACTGAGGAAAGAAGAGAGATTTACCTGGGCATCGAAGACAAAGCGATCGAGGCCTTTCCATTGGTCAACATCATAGGCTGTGAAGTGCTTGCAGCACGCAGAAGCTTGAAGCCTCTCCCCAAGTTTCCCTCCTTCAAAGGAATCCCCTTGAAGCCCTCTCACGTAAGCCACACTATACTTTGCATTCATCAATGGGTCTTCTCCCACCGTCTCTTGCCCCCTCCCCCACCGTGGATCCCTGAAAACGTTAATGTTCGGAGCCCAAAACGTCATCCCCAACGCTTGCCCCGCATTGTACACCGCCCTAGCTTCCCGGCCAATCGCCTTCACCACACACCAACCAAGCAATAACATAACTTTAGAAAGTCACACGTCGTGAAAGTAAGTTAAAGTAAAAGTGTTTACAGGAGGTAGAAACAAGTTGATTTAGCTGACCTTGCTGATATTGTACCAGAGGTTTTGATCGAAGGAAGCCGCAGTGAGAATGACTTGAGGGAAGCTGGTGGCGGATTTGATGGTGCCATTGAATCGGATGCCGAGGCCTGCGTCGGCGACGCCGTGCAGGGCTTCACTCCACCACTGGTATTTGGGGATGCCGAGTCGGGGAATCGCGGGTGCTGAGTTAACGAGTTGGGCGAGTTTCTCGTCGAGGGTAAGTCGCGAGACCAGGTCTTTTGCTCTCTGGGGGATGGGGAGCTTGGTGTTGCAGAATGCGTAGTAGGGTGAGTTGGAGGAGGAGTCGCAGGAGTGAGGAGGCTGAGTTGACTCGGCGAGGAGGAGAGTGGGTAGAAGGAAAGAGATGATGAAGAATGTAGTGGGAAGTGAAGAGGGAGGGAGAGCCATGACGCTGGAGTGTGTTGGTTGTTGGTAAAACAGAGAGTGCGAAAGGTTATAGTGAGGGCGTGTCTCTGTGTGTAAAGTTGGACTTTGGATAACGTGACAAACCAAAACGATAACGTGATGGTTCAGACTCCGCTGTCAATAACACcgaatattattatatgtaataaaaatttaaattaaaaacaaatattaaagaaaaaaaaccataatttttaatgagttaattaagtttttcttttaaaaaacaaatgaattttttcttttaaaatttgactaatcacataatattttaatcttacaAGAGTAATGATAAAATTTAGATTATATTTGGAAAATGAGGTGATGTGGATTGTTTGAAATAACTTggatttgaagataaatttgGAAAGTGGATTTAAAGGGAAAAAGATGGTGTTGGTTGGAAGATGGAAAAGATGTTCAGGAAGGAAGAGGTTTTATTTGAAAGTCTATAAAAATTTGTGAATTATACGATGTGTttgatagttttaaaaatatattttaattgataaaattagaatattattattttgtctttgggttataaaaataatttaaaataaagtataactaatattaactatattaaaatgaaatatgagttattatttttattattattaattaattttattattattaatttgttattattattattattaattattactattattattaattagttatcattattattattaattaggttaaaatatttttttggtaccaatttttgtttaattttgttattttagttctaatattgtttttttattcaaataggtctcatttttgtcaattttgtttaattcgGTCTTTTTTTACTAACGcggtttaaataattaatggtaatGAATAATGAATGTCACGTGTTATTTCATagtttttttagaatttttttaatatttttgtattttttaattttttaaaaatgttcacgtatatatttgttatttttgttcaaattagtctcattttttttaaaatggaatagttttattcttcttcaaattgagaccaaatttaaattttatataaatgttataattatgtttttaatacaACTCAcatttctattaaatattttggtttaggattacaattagtttaaaattagaacaaaaattgtaaagatgagtactaattttaaaattttagatatatGGTGTTAGTTGTCATCCTTAAAATTTTCgttctaatattaaaataatagtaaccttcaacaaaaaatatttaataaagatgtgaattttattaacaatatcattataagttttatataaaaattaaatttggtatcaATTTCGAGAGGGTCAAAATTGctcaagtttaaaaaaaattggataaaaatattaaatataaggaccaaattgaatataaaacattgacttcgACACATGGCACACTgctagattgacacgtggacatttttaaaaaaatttaaaaaactttaaaaaaattttaaaaaaattttaaaaaaatcaaagaaaccACAAAGCGACACGTGACAATCATTGTTCATTACCAttagttatttaaatgatgttagcaaaaaaggaccatattgaacaaaattgacgaaaatttagacctatttgaacaaaaaaaaacaatattaagactaaaatgacaaaattgaatGAAAGATGTGAATTTATGTGAACAATATTATGGTttcatatgattttataaagGGATAGATGTGTGTTTATACTTGAATGATGCATATGAGTTGTGATGTTGTAAATTTGAGTATATGAAGTATATGAATGCATATTGTGGTTTATGGATATTTGAGAATTGAATTGTTGGATGCTATGAACtaaattagagtacctaaaactaGTAGTGTCACATTGTTGGTGTAGCGCCTAGTGGTGTAGAGTGAACCGTCAGTCGATAGCAAGAAATAGGGAAGCCCTATGTGTCGTGGCGCCTGACAGTGTTGTGGAATCGCCAAGCGGTCTGCACTGTCATTTCGCCTGGTGGTGCTTAAGTTAGGCGATAGTGCAAGTGGCAAGGTGCGTTTATGATGCATTTTGCATGGCTTGTTGTGTTGGGTTTGGTATGGAATATGCTTGACCGTATCACTATCGGGTAGGTTCGTGATTGGTGTTGGAACACGTGATTaatatgagcagggaggttcatattaatgatactctcgtgtgaggatacaaGCGGGGAGGGAAGCATGTTctatgctcacacttgagagttgctgcgagcagggaggttcgtagagttggactacgagcgcggaggttcgtagagttggaccacaaGCAGGAAGGTTCGTGGAAGCACtagaatccctaagaccagcttgagtGTGTATCTTGTATAAGGCaatgtgtttttcttaatttcgttTTAATGTGTTGAGATGTGGACTTGGACCAGGAGATGCTTGActgtgtcatgagcgggtaggttcatggctggtggtgaacacgtgataatatgagcagagaggttcatattatgatgctctcgtgtgaggatacgagtaggtaggttcgtatgtttcgtgctcacacttgagggctactgcgagcggggaggttcgtagttgttagatcacgtgtgttggactatggacggggaggtccgtagagttggactacgagcggggaggttcgtagaggcaggaccacgagcgggcaagtTCATGGAAGCATATATATCCTGGGTCCATGGTTAAGAAATTGTGGGTTGGAAACCTTAGGGCAGTAAGGTTTATGGGTTAAGCATTGGCTGAAATAAAGTAATTTGGGGTGAacttttatgtattaaattatacgTTTATATTGTTACATGAGCTTAtcctttctgtgtgtgtttggcgatgattgtgtaattcgttacacggaaGCAGACGTTGtttcaggtggagctggtgacgCTTAGAGATGGAGAGGGACTAGCTTAGGAAGCTTTATAGACTATACTTgactattttgtaaacatttagttGATCAGTTTTGAACTTTGTAAACTTGAAGTTTAATTTATGGTTTTGAATTTCGAGACATTTTATCAAGGTTTTAATTTTTTCGCGTTTTAGGAAAGAACTTTGAAAAACAATggcatatttaatattattttactttatttatttaaattagtaatatccgaccgtgATATTACAACTCTCACTAACTAACAATGATTTACTATGGAAAGTAGGTTGTAATTAGGAGATGGGATTAACACTAAAggctcccccaagacacctaattAGGCCAAGTTACAAGAAAGGAATTGAACAAAGAAAATGCTAGAATTACAAGCCATTTATGGCTAAGTTTTCGAGACC from Vigna unguiculata cultivar IT97K-499-35 chromosome 8, ASM411807v1, whole genome shotgun sequence encodes:
- the LOC114194527 gene encoding probable beta-D-xylosidase 7, with the protein product MALPPSSLPTTFFIISFLLPTLLLAESTQPPHSCDSSSNSPYYAFCNTKLPIPQRAKDLVSRLTLDEKLAQLVNSAPAIPRLGIPKYQWWSEALHGVADAGLGIRFNGTIKSATSFPQVILTAASFDQNLWYNISKAIGREARAVYNAGQALGMTFWAPNINVFRDPRWGRGQETVGEDPLMNAKYSVAYVRGLQGDSFEGGKLGERLQASACCKHFTAYDVDQWKGLDRFVFDAQVSKQDLADTYQPPFQSCIEQGRASGIMCAYNRVNGVPNCADFNLLTKTARQQWKFDGYITSDCGAVSIIHEKQGYAKTAEDAIADVFRAGMDVECGDYITKHAKSAVSQKKLTISQIDHALQNLFSIRMRLGLFDGNPTKLPYGTIGPNEVCSKEHLQLALEAARDGIVLLKNTDSLLPLPKTSHSVAVIGPNANASSLVSLGNYYGRPCKLVTLLQGFEGYAKDTTYHPGCDDGPQCASARIEEAVEVARKVDYVVLVMGLDQSQERESHDREYLGLPGKQEELIKSVAEASKRPIVLVLLCGGPVDITSAKFDKKVGGILWAGYPGELGGVALAQVIFGDHNPGGKLPITWYPKDFIRIPMTDMRMRADSASGYPGRTYRFYTGPKVYEFGYGLSYTKYSYHLLSLSHNTLHINQSSTHLTTENSETIRYKLVSDLGEQTCESMSLSITLGVTNHGNMAGKHPVLLFLKKGQVRNGNPVKQLVGFQSVKLNAGETAQVGFELSPCEHLSVANEAGSLVIEEGSYLLLVGDQEYPLKVTV